The genomic DNA CAGCTTGGGCACGCCCGCCATCGGCGGGTATTGGTTCAGGCCCGAGCGCATCGCATGCGTGACGGCATCGACGATCTTCGGGTCGCAGTCGAAATCCGGGAAGCCCTGGCCGAGGTTGACGGCATTGCGCTCGGCGGCCAGCGCCGACATCACGGTGAAGATGGTGGTGCCGACCTTGGGCAGGCGCGAAATCGGCGGCGTGAAGGGAGCAAGGGTGCCGGGCTGGGCGGAGAGGTTCGTGGGCATGGGAAGCTGCGTCAGGCTAGGCGGTCGGGATGGGCGGAAAACGATGCTGGCATTCTAGCGGGGATCGGCCGGCGCCTGCGCCGTGGCCTCCTCACGCGCTGCCAGCCAGCTGGCGAAGGCCTGGGGCAGCATGATTTCCACGCCACTCTGGCGGCGCAGGCGGCCCTTGAGCTTGAGCACGGCCTTGTCCTTGGAGACCAGGCAGGCGGCCTGGGCAAAGTGCGCCAGCTCGATGAACTTCTGGTCGTCCGTGTCGCGGCAGCGCGGCAGGCGGGCGGCCAGCGTGTCGGCTTCGTCCGGGATGGCGATGGCGGTGGTCAATCGGTCGACCGTGGCCATGGCGGCAGGAATATCGACGCCAAAGTGGGCAAATTGCGGATAAGCGAGCACTCGGCGCAGCTCCTCGCGGCAATCGGCGCGGATCACCGCGGCAATGGCGCCGGCATCCAGCGCGGCCCGGATGGGCTCGACATGCGGATCCACAAAGACCAGCAGGTCGACCCAGATGTTGGAGTCGAGCACGACCCGCGGCGCCAGCAGGCCGGGAACGGGGCCGGGGCCGGGAATGGCCTGCGGTGGCGGCGGGGAATCGACGGGTACTGCGGTGGAGTCGGGGTGCATTCGTTACAATCTGGCCTTTGTGTTTGCCGCGATTTTGCCATGCTCATCGTCCTGTCCCCTGCCAAGTCGCTCGACTACGAGACGCCCGCGCGTCTGAAGACCCATACGCTGCCCCGTTTTATCGACCGCTCGGCGGTGTTGATCGAGCGGTTGCGCAAGCTCGCGCCGCAGGATATCGGGGCGCTGATGGACATCTCGGATAAGCTCGCGGTACTCAATGCCACCCGCTATGGCGACTGGTCGCCGGCGTTCACCGCGGCCAACAGCAAGCAGGCCGTGCTCGCCTTCAATGGCGATGTGTACGAGGGGTTCGACGCGTCCAGCCTGTCGGCCGACGAGCTTGGCTTCGCGCAAAAACATGTGCGCATCCTGTCCGGCCTGTACGGCGTGCTGCGCCCGCTCGACTGGATGCAGCCCTACCGGCTGGAGATGGGCACGCGCCTGGACAACGTGGCGGGCAAGGATCTCTATGCGTTCTGGGGCGATGACGTCACGCAGTTGCTCAACGATGACTTCAAGGCACAGAAGGCAGAAGGCAGCCCGACCCTGGTCAACCTGGCCTCCGAGGAATATTTCAAGGTGGTGCGTCCCAAGGTGCTCGGCGCCAGGATTGTCACGCCGGTGTTCGAGGACTGGAAGGGCGGCCGCTACAAGATCATTTCGTTCCATGCCAAGCGGGCGCGCGGCTTCATGGCCCGCTACGCGGTGACGCATCGCATCACCGAGCCGGCCAAGCTCAAGCGCTTTGCCGAGCACGGCTACGCCTTTGACGCCGCGGCTTCCGACGATGCCCGCTGGGTCTTCCGCCGCCGCTTGGAAGACTGACACACGCTGCGGCTACGGCCTATCGCCCCCGAACCCAGCGCCAGGGATGGCCCACAGGCTTCCCGGCACGCACCCTCCGAGACGCAATACCATGAGTTCAGCCCTGCATATTTCCGCCAGTTTCGACGCGGGCGCCATCGAAGTCGAATCGCTTGCGCAAGCTAGCGACATCCGCCTGCGCATCCGCGCCGACTCGCACGCCGAGTTCCGCCAGTGGTTCCATTTCCGCCTGCAGGGCGCGGGTGGCCAGTCTTGCCGCCTGCAGTTCCTCAATGCCGGCGACTGTACCTACCCCGACGGCTGGCGCGGCTACCAGGCCGTGGCCTCCTATGACCGCGCGCACTGGTTCCGCGTGCCGACCAGCTTCGATGGCAGCACCATGACGGTGGCCTTCACGCCCGAGCACGACAGCGTCTGGCTGGCCTACTTCGAGCCGTACTCCGAAGACCGCCACCTGTCGCTGCTGGCCACCTGCCAGCGTTCGCCGCTGGCGCGGCTGTCGCACCTGGGCAGCACGGTAGACGGACGCGACATGACCGCGATCACGGTCGGCACGCCCGGCGACGGCAAGAAGACCATCTGGATGATCGCGCGCCAGCATCCCGGCGAGACCATGGCGGAGTGGTTCTGCGAGGGCGTGCTGCAGCGCCTGACGGGCACCGGCATGTGGGCCGGCGACCCGGTGGCGCGCTGCCTGCTGGAGCGCGCCGTGTTCCATATCGTGCCGAACATGAATCCCGATGGCTCGGCGCGCGGCAACCTGCGCACCAATGCGGCCGGCGCCAACCTCAACCGCGAATGGATGGCCCCCAGCGAGCAGACCAGCCCGGAAGTGTATCACGTGCGCCGGGCCATCGAGGCCACCGGCTGCGACATGTTCTTCGACATCCATGGCGACGAGGGCCTGCCCTATAACTTCGTCGCGGGCAGCGAGATGCTGCCCGGTTTTACCGCGGCGCAGAAAGCCGAACAGCTTCGCTTCATCGATGCGTTCAAGCGCGCGACGCCGGACTTCCAGGACGTGCACGGCTACGCTGCCAGCAAGTACAACCAGGACGCGCTCAAGCTGGCCTCGAAGTACATCGGCCATACCTTTGGCTGCCTGTCGCTGACGCTGGAGATGCCGTTCAAGGACAACGCCGACCAGCCCGATCCGGTGGTGGGCTGGAACGGCGCGCGCAGCGCCTTGCTGGGCGCGGCGATGCTGCAGGCGGTGCTGGCGCAACTGGGCTAAGGACGCGTGACCTGCACCAGGCCGCCCGCTTGGGCGGCCTGGTGCAGGGCGCAGACTGCTGACAAACCTGAAGCATTAGCCGAAGCCGCCGAACGGGCCAAAGCCCCGCACCATGACGACGGCTGTCTCTCCCTCTCCCCTCAGGGGGAGAGGGCCGGGGAGAGGGGTGGCTTAGCTAGGAGCCACTTGAAGCGAAGCCCGTGGTTGTTTCCAGCACGCAGGCATAACCAGCGCCCGCCCTCTCCCCAGCCCCTCTCCCGCGCGCGGGAGAGGGGAGCACGACAACTCAGAGCCGGCTTTGTCAGCAAGCTGGGCGGCCCCTTTGGGGCCGCAGGCGCCTGGCCAGGTCTTAGTGCGCCTTCTTGGTGGTGGACTTGCCCGTGGTCTTGGTGCTGCTCTTGGCGGTCGATTTGCTGCTGCTCGACTTGGACGAGGTCGACTTGGTGGCCTTGCCCGAGCTGGACTTGCTGGCCTTGCTGCCTTTGTGGCCCTTGCTGCTGGTGGCCTGCCGCGTACTGCTGCTGCGCACCGCGGGCGCTGCCGCCGGCTCGCTGATGACGGTGCCGCTGCCATCGAGCAATTCATAGGCCAGCATCATGCCATCGGCATAGCCGCAGCGTACCTTGACCGGTTCCCACTGGGCTTCGGCGCGGCGCTTGTGGGCGGTCGCGGAAAATGTCACCACGGAGCTGACGGGCACCGCTTGCTTGCCTTGCGAGAAGCGGCCGTCCCATGGCTCCACGGTAGCCTGGCCGGCGCCGAGCGCGCCGGTGGGGATCTTCAATGCGTCGTAGGTGGCCGAGCGGGGCACCACCCAGCTGGCGTGCGCGGCGCAATCGGCCACATCCGCGCTGGCATTCTCGGTCTGCATCAGTTGCTCGCGCATCTGCGCACGGTACTCGGCCAGGCTCACGCGGCCTTGCGCGGGCAGGGTCACGGTCTTGGTAGGCGGTGCGGCGGTGGCGGGCGGGGTCGGCGCGGGGCGGGTGGATGCGGAGTTGGCAGCGGCTGCCTGGGCGGCCGGGGTGGCGATGCCGGGGGTCACCACGGCGTCGCGATCGTTGAGCGGGGTATCGGCGCAGCCCACCAGGGCGATCGCACCTGCCACTGC from Cupriavidus sp. D39 includes the following:
- the yaaA gene encoding peroxide stress protein YaaA, which gives rise to MLIVLSPAKSLDYETPARLKTHTLPRFIDRSAVLIERLRKLAPQDIGALMDISDKLAVLNATRYGDWSPAFTAANSKQAVLAFNGDVYEGFDASSLSADELGFAQKHVRILSGLYGVLRPLDWMQPYRLEMGTRLDNVAGKDLYAFWGDDVTQLLNDDFKAQKAEGSPTLVNLASEEYFKVVRPKVLGARIVTPVFEDWKGGRYKIISFHAKRARGFMARYAVTHRITEPAKLKRFAEHGYAFDAAASDDARWVFRRRLED
- a CDS encoding putative toxin-antitoxin system toxin component, PIN family, coding for MHPDSTAVPVDSPPPPQAIPGPGPVPGLLAPRVVLDSNIWVDLLVFVDPHVEPIRAALDAGAIAAVIRADCREELRRVLAYPQFAHFGVDIPAAMATVDRLTTAIAIPDEADTLAARLPRCRDTDDQKFIELAHFAQAACLVSKDKAVLKLKGRLRRQSGVEIMLPQAFASWLAAREEATAQAPADPR
- a CDS encoding M14 family metallopeptidase; its protein translation is MSSALHISASFDAGAIEVESLAQASDIRLRIRADSHAEFRQWFHFRLQGAGGQSCRLQFLNAGDCTYPDGWRGYQAVASYDRAHWFRVPTSFDGSTMTVAFTPEHDSVWLAYFEPYSEDRHLSLLATCQRSPLARLSHLGSTVDGRDMTAITVGTPGDGKKTIWMIARQHPGETMAEWFCEGVLQRLTGTGMWAGDPVARCLLERAVFHIVPNMNPDGSARGNLRTNAAGANLNREWMAPSEQTSPEVYHVRRAIEATGCDMFFDIHGDEGLPYNFVAGSEMLPGFTAAQKAEQLRFIDAFKRATPDFQDVHGYAASKYNQDALKLASKYIGHTFGCLSLTLEMPFKDNADQPDPVVGWNGARSALLGAAMLQAVLAQLG
- a CDS encoding BspC domain-containing protein — encoded protein: MIRRISDLLSSRLCALAAAVAGAIALVGCADTPLNDRDAVVTPGIATPAAQAAAANSASTRPAPTPPATAAPPTKTVTLPAQGRVSLAEYRAQMREQLMQTENASADVADCAAHASWVVPRSATYDALKIPTGALGAGQATVEPWDGRFSQGKQAVPVSSVVTFSATAHKRRAEAQWEPVKVRCGYADGMMLAYELLDGSGTVISEPAAAPAVRSSSTRQATSSKGHKGSKASKSSSGKATKSTSSKSSSSKSTAKSSTKTTGKSTTKKAH